The Prunus persica cultivar Lovell chromosome G7, Prunus_persica_NCBIv2, whole genome shotgun sequence genome has a segment encoding these proteins:
- the LOC18769533 gene encoding cytochrome P450 734A1, with product MEQELLSWLKFVCISLMVLVFSLRMAVLLWWRPRKIEEHFGKQGIRGPPYRFFIGNVKELVGMMIKASSQTMPSTSHNILPRVLPFYHHWKKIYGATFLVWFGPTVRLTVSDPDLIREIFTSKSEFYEKNEAHPLVKQLEGDGLLSLKGEKWAHHRKIITPTFHMENVKLLIPVMATSIVDMMDKWSAMSSSGEVEIEVSECFQNLTEDIITRTAFGSSYEDGKAIFRLQAQQMVLVAEAFQKVFIPGYRFLPTKRNINSWKLDKEIRKSLIKLIDRRRENSNSANNNNNVHEKCPKDLLGLMIQASNSSPSSNITVNDIVEECKSFFFAGKQTTSNLLTWTTVLLAMHPQWQLQARAEVQKMCGARDIPTKDDVVKLKTLNMILNESLRLYPPTIATIRRSRMDVELGGYKVPRGTELLIPILAVHHDQSIWGNDAKEFNPARFAEGVARAAKHPVAFIPFGLGVRTCIGQNLALLQAKLALAIILQRFSFRLAPTYQHAPTVLMLLYPQYGAPIIFQRLPQHDQDQDQGS from the exons ATGGAGCAGGAGCTCTTGTCCTGGCTCAAGTTTGTTTGTATATCTCTGATGGTGCTGGTTTTTTCTCTAAGGATGGCAGTGCTGCTTTGGTGGAGGCCCAGAAAAATTGAGGAACATTTTGGGAAGCAAGGGATCAGAGGACCCCCTTACCGTTTCTTCATTGGAAATGTTAAGGAACTTGTGGGGATGATGATCAAGGCCTCTTCTCAAACCATGCCTTCCACCTCTCACAATATCCTCCCCAGAGTTCTTCCTTTTTACCATCACTGGAAGAAAATCTATG gTGCAACATTTCTTGTGTGGTTTGGACCTACAGTTCGACTCACTGTTTCTGATCCCGATCTCATCCGTGAAATATTTACTTCAAAGTCAGAATTCTATGAGAAAAATGAGGCTCACCCACTTGTTAAACAGCTCGAGGGCGATGGCCTCCTAAGCCTCAAAGGTGAAAAATGGGCTCACCATAGAAAAATCATTACCCCTACCTTCCATATGGAGAATGTCAAG TTGTTGATACCGGTGATGGCCACAAGTATAGTAGATATGATGGACAAATGGTCAGCAATGTCCAGCTCTGGTGAGGTGGAGATTGAAGTTTCTGAGTGCTTCCAAAACCTAACAGAAGATATAATTACCAGAACAGCCTTTGGAAGCAGCTATGAAGATGGCAAAGCCATTTTCAGGCTTCAAGCTCAACAAATGGTGCTTGTTGCCGAGGCTTTTCAAAAAGTTTTCATCCCTGGTTATAG atttttgcccacaaaaagaaacataaattcTTGGAAATTGGACAAGGAAATCAGGAAATCCCTGATAAAGCTAATCgaccggaggagagagaattcAAACTCggccaacaacaacaacaatgtgCATGAAAAATGTCCCAAGGATTTACTCGGCCTTATGATTCAAGCCTCAAATTCTTCCCCCTCCTCCAATATCACTGTCAACGACATAGTTGAAGAGTGCAAGAGCTTTTTCTTTGCTGGCAAACAGACCACGTCCAATTTGCTGACATGGACAACGGTTCTCCTAGCAATGCACCCACAGTGGCAGCTACAGGCACGTGCCGAGGTGCAGAAGATGTGTGGAGCACGTGACATACCAACCAAGGACGATGTTGTGAAGCTTAAGACG CTGAATATGATCCTAAATGAATCACTACGGTTGTACCCGCCTACGATCGCGACAATCCGACGATCAAGAATGGATGTGGAGCTTGGGGGTTACAAGGTCCCACGTGGGACCGAGCTTTTGATTCCAATCTTGGCTGTTCATCATGATCAGAGCATATGGGGGAATGACGCGAAGGAGTTCAATCCGGCCCGATTCGCCGAGGGCGTGGCCCGAGCCGCCAAGCATCCGGTGGCTTTCATTCCATTTGGGCTCGGGGTCCGCACATGCATTGGGCAAAATCTAGCGTTGTTGCAGGCAAAATTAGCTCTGGCCATCATACTTCAACGCTTCTCTTTCAGGCTGGCCCCCACCTATCAACACGCACCAACGGTCCTGATGCTACTTTACCCTCAATACGGTGCGCCCATCATTTTTCAACGTCTGCCCCAACATGATCAGGATCAAGATCAAGGGTCCTGA